A stretch of Oncorhynchus mykiss isolate Arlee chromosome 12, USDA_OmykA_1.1, whole genome shotgun sequence DNA encodes these proteins:
- the LOC110538980 gene encoding caskin-2-like isoform X1 — MGKEQDLLQAVKTGDLPSTQKLLAKLKASRNKLLGSTKRLNVNYQDGDGFSALHHAALTGTTDLLSVLLEAQATVDIKDRNGMRPLHYAAWQGKADSVLMLLRAGAGVNGVSQDGHIPLHLAAQYGHYDVSEMLLQHQSNPCLINKTKKTPLDLACEFGRVKVAQLLLSSNMVVALLEGNSKEPADSGFNTPLHLAARNGHKDIIRLLLKAGIDINRTTKAGTALHEAALYGKTEVVRQLLEAGIDVNIRNTYNQTALDIVNQFTTSHASKDIKQLLRDATGVLQVRALKDYWNIHDPTALNIRAGDVIMVLEQHMDGRWKGHIHDSQRGTDRVGYFPPNIVEVISRRSGGTLSRHASLPTQRHQLLSRAPHSSSLSSAPQTDDSYTLYTPNNPHMALPHAIGLSANPGRPPSSLSQPGCPLEDIWVLRNSHTAAGDRNSVGSTGSVGSTRSAGSGQSTESNTALNGQHHQTTALPDTAKPAPSAGDSGQPVPNKQPDLTAVVLGAPRRPMVNILRPGEQQFVSPQCVRPQQLLEGKDAEAIYQWLCDFQLEQYTGNFITAGYDVPTISRMTPEDLTAIGVTKPGHRKKISIEIGNLSIPEWLPEYIPADLGEWLSTIGLPQYQRKLSENGYDSISIVRDLTWEDLQEIGITKLGHQKKMMLAVKKLCDIQRAILAAESGQGTLRRKPPGALHLVTIEPPDSASDCPSPHTPKMLTFQDRELSAELQTAMSSHYQEGPAIKSAVGMSRSQESIDARSRGSGRSQDPPTASITPHSRSQESLGGSSTSTSLSADSSPAKERNIPEGWDQRSILQQQLPKQVPLGAATVFQYPAIPAKPKGPGSHSLGSSPQGSPAQRGFSYLHSHCGSTDVGHGSPTKPLAHTYHAMTLAPPKKRSQSLTRYALSDGEPDEEDDDLAPPSSTLESYATLTRRPGRSQLAGMQTTPVKYGTVGRSQSFAVRARKKGPPPAPPKRLSSVSSSPSVGSTENMAPSPGGVETDSPGSVRSIAACLEASTEGKSLSRHRLDLLQPEPPLPNLNPSGLEPREASAGMRRRVQSECAPAQTDIPDHYPDPERGVKSDSEEEEPKAPGLDGSSSPHNSSSECIPFAEEGNLTIKQRPKVGGPPRAESTVEIPADKNGPTKTALEVPEFNLKESDTVKRRYKPKDHAGSSPTSDSEGQIGSDSSPGSRPQSQSCEEVSLVSLRISEASLEGLENLAVTGTPLKPPVSPKPHSSPGPPVTAPKPSRHSLAAATAIVPPTMTVNVVQSLAFSAPPSPTPSRCPPAPGLQCQAAQTGKPQVCVVGPGPGIESGPGLEVVQQQRLEQTSTSLEAALQAVERKLTQEDSTDGGANTVKSAGNILDDIGNMFDDLADQLDAMLD, encoded by the exons GTATGCGTCCGCTCCACTATGCAGCATGGCAGGGCAAGGCTGATTCTGTCCTTATGCTGCTGCGGGCCGGAGCTGGAGTCAATGGGGTCTCACAGGATGGACACATCCCCCTGCACCTGGCCGCACAGTACGGACACTATGACGTG tCTGAGATGCTGCTGCAGCATCAGTCCAACCCCTGTCTGATCAACAAAACCAAGAAGACCCCCCTAGACCTGGCCTGTGAGTTCGGTAGAGTCAAG GTTGCTCAGCTGTTGTTGAGCAGTAACATGGTGGTGGCTCTGTTAGAGGGTAATAGTAAGGAACCTGCAGACTCAGGCTTTAACACTCCGCTGCACCTCGCCGCACGCAACGGACACAAGGACATCATCCG GTTGCTGCTGAAAGCGGGCATCGACATCAACAGGACCACTAAGGCTGGCACTGCCCTGCACGAGGCTGCCCTCTACGGCAAGACGGAGGTGGTCAGACAGCTGCTAGAG GCTGGTATAGACGTGAACATCCGTAACACGTACAACCAGACAGCCCTGGACATCGTGAACCAGTTCACCACCTCCCACGCCAGCAAGGACATCAAGCAGCTCCTACGAG ATGCAACAGGTGTCCTGCAGGTGAGAGCTCTGAAAGACTACTGGAACATCCACGACCCCACTGCTCTCAACATCCGGGCCGGGGATGTCATAATG GTCCTAGAGCAGCACATGGACGGGCGCTGGAAGGGGCACATCCACGACAGCCAGAGGGGCACCGACCGGGTTGGCTACTTCCCCCCGAACATTGTGGAGGTCATCAGCAGACGCtcag GGGGCACCCTGTCCCGGCACGCCTCTCTGCCCACCCAGCGCCACCAGCTCCTCTCCAGAGCCCCCCACTCCTCCAGCCTGAGCTCAGCCCCCCAGACCGACGACTCCTACACACTGTACACCCCCAACAATCCCCACATGGCCCTCCCCCACGCCATCGGCCTCAGCGCCAACccag GTCGGCCTCCCagcagcctctctcagcctggtTGTCCCCTGGAGGACATCTGGGTGCTCAGGAACTCACACACCGCGG CAGGTGACAGGAACAGTGTAGGGAGTACGGGCAGTGTGGGCAGCACCCGTAGTGCTGGGAGTGGACAGAGCACAGAGAGTAACACTGCCCTCAACGGACAACACCACCAGACCACCGCACTCCCAGACACAGCCAAA CCAGCCCCCTCTGCTGGTGACTCAGGGCAACCAGTCCCCAATAAACAGCCTGACCTGACTGCAG TGGTTCTGGGTGCTCCTCGGAGGCCGATGGTGAACATACTGAGACCAGGGGAACAGCAGTTTGTCTCCCCACAGTGTGTACGTCCTCAGCAGCTACTGGAGGGCAAG GATGCAGAGGCCATCTACCAGTGGCTATGTGACTTCCAGTTGGAGCAGTACACTGGGAACTTCATCACGGCCGGCTACGACGTCCCCACCATCAGCAGGATGACCCCAGAGGACCTGACGGCCATCGGCGTCACCAAGCCAGGCCACCGCAAGAAGATCTCAATCGAGATAGGAAACCTCAGCATCCCCGAGTGGCTGCCTGAATACATCCCG GCAGACCTGGGGGAGTGGCTGAGTACCATAGGCCTGCCTCAGTACCAAAGGAAGCTGTCAGAGAACGGCTATGACTCCATCAGCATCGTACGGGACCTGACCTGGGAGGACCTGCAGGAGATAGGCATCACCAAGCTGGGCCACCAGAAGAAGATGATGCTGGCCGTGAAGAAGCTGTGTGACATTCAGAGGGCCATCCTGGCTGCAGAATCTGGCCAGGGCACGTTGCGCCGTAAGCCCCCTGGAGCCCTTCACCTGGTCACCATCGAGCCCCCTGACAGCGCCTCCGACTGCCCCTCGCCCCACACCCCCAAGATGCTGACCTTCCAGGACAGGGAGCTGAGCGCTGAGCTGCAGACAGCCATGTCCAGCCACTACCAGGAGGGCCCGGCCATCAAGAGTGCCGTGGGCATGTCTCGGAGCCAAGAGAGCATCGACGCCCGGTCCAGGGGCTCGGGGCGCTCCCAGGACCCCCCCACGGCCTCCATCACTCCCCACAGCCGCTCACAGGAGAGCCTAGGCGGCAGCAGTACCTCCACCAGCCTCAGTGCTGACAGCAGCCCTGCCAAGGAGAGGAACATTCCAGAAGGCTGGGACCAGAGGTCCATACTACAGCAGCAGCTTCCCAAGCAGGTCCCCCTGGGGGCAGCCACCGTGTTCCAGTACCCAGCCATCCCAGCCAAGCCTAAAGGCCCTGGGTCTCACTCCCTAGGCTCCTCTCCCCAGGGCTCCCCGGCCCAGAGGGGCTTCAGCTACCTCCACTCCCACTGTGGCAGCACCGACGTGGGCCACGGCTCGCCCACCAAGCCCTTGGCACACACCTACCATGCCATGACCCTGGCCCCGCCTAAGAAGCGCAGCCAGAGCCTGACACGCTATGCCCTGTCAGACGGCGAACCAGACGAAGAGGATGACGACTTGGCTCCGCCCTCTAGCACCCTAGAGTCCTACGCCACCCTGACCCGCCGGCCCGGACGCAGCCAGCTGGCAGGCATGCAGACCACACCCGTAAAGTACGGCACTGTGGGACGTAGCCAGTCCTTTGCCGTGCGCGCTCGTAAAAAGGGTCCCCCTCCAGCCCCGCCCAAGAGACTGAGCTCGGTGAGCAGTAGCCCCAGCGTTGGGTCCACTGAGAATATGGCGCCCTCTCCTGGGGGGGTGGAGACAGACAGCCCAGGGAGCGTGAGGAGCATCGCAGCCTGTCTGGAGGCCTCCACTGAGGGGAAGAGCCTGTCCAGGCACAGGCTGGACCTCCTCCAACCAGAGCCTCCCCTCCCCAACCTCAACCCCTCAGGACTGGAGCCCAGAGAGGCCTCTgcagggatgaggaggagggtgcAGAGTGAATGTGCTCCAGCCCAAACCGACATCCCAGACCATTACCCAGACCCAGAGCGAGGGGTGAAGTCAGACTCTGAGGAGGAGGAACCTAAGGCACCGGGTTTGGATGGCTCCTCATCCCCTCACAATAGCTCCAGCGAGTGTATCCCCTTCGCCGAGGAGGGCAACCTCACCATCAAGCAGAGGCCCAAGGTGGGAGGGCCGCCCAGGGCCGAGAGCACTGTGGAGATCCCGGCAGACAAGAACGGGCCCACCAAGACAGCCCTGGAGGTGCCTGAGTTTAACCTGAAGGAGTCAGACACTGTGAAGCGGAGATACAAGCCTAAAGACCATGCTGGCAGCTCTCCCACCAGTGACAGTGAGGGCCAGATAGGGTCAGACTCCAGTCCAGGCAGCAGGCCCCAGTCCCAGAGCTGTGAGGAGGTGAGTCTGGTCAGTCTGAGGATCAGTGAGGCCAGTCTGGAGGGGCTGGAGAACCTAGCAGTGACAGGCACACCCCTCAAACCCCCTGTCTCCCCCAAGCCTCACAGCTCCCCCGGACCCCCCGTCACAGCCCCAAAACCGTCCCGACACAGTCTGGCTGCTGCTACAG CCATAGTGCCGCCCACTATGACTGTCAACGTGGTACAAAGTCTTGCCTTCTCAGCCCCACCATCACCCACACCCAGCCGGTGTCCCCCAGCCCCAGGGCTTCAGTGCCAGGCAGCCCAGACAGGCAAGCCCCAGGTCTGTGTGGTCGGCCCAGGCCCAGGGATAGAGTCTGGCCCGGGGTTAGAGGTGGTGCAGCAGCAGAGGCTGGAGCAGACCAGCACCTCTCTGGAGGCAGCACTGCAGGCTGTGGAGAGAAAACTCACCCAGGAGGACAGCACTGACGG TGGGGCTAACACAGTGAAGTCAGCGGGCAACATTCTGGATGACATTGGCAACATGTTTGATGACCTTGCTGACCAGCTAGATGCCATGCTGGACTAA